The Pseudopipra pipra isolate bDixPip1 chromosome 6, bDixPip1.hap1, whole genome shotgun sequence genome includes a region encoding these proteins:
- the MADD gene encoding MAP kinase-activating death domain protein isoform X2, with protein sequence MVQKKRICPRLLDYLVIIGARHPSSDSVAQTPELLRRYPLEDHADFPLPPDVVFFCQPEGCLSVRQKRMSFRDDTSFVFTLTDKDTGVIRYGICVNFYRSFQKRVPKEKGEGTGGHRGREGQKVPKSGEASAPQEEVGTESSESGSSLQAPSAESTPDVNRSPRSKRLAKGSHRSRNSTLTSLCILSHYPFFSTFRECLYTLKRLVDCCSERLLGKKLGIPRGVQRDTMWRIFTGSLLVEEKSSALLHDLREIEAWIYRLLRSPMPVAGQKRVDVEVLPHELQPALTFALPDPSRFTLVDFPLHLPLELLGVDACLQVLTCILLEHKIVLQSRDYNALSMSVMAFVAMIYPLEYMFPVIPLLPTCMASAEQLLLAPTPYIIGVPASFFLYKLDFKMPDDVWLIDLDTNRVIVPTNAESLPALPEPEASELKKHLKQCLVSMTAITQKQLLTPDNKALASMSLNTQPILNLEKFQEGQEVPLLLGRPQNDLQSTPSTEFNPLIYGNDVDSVDVATRVAMVRFFNSPNVLQGFQMHTRTLRLFPRPVVAFQANSFLASRPKQTPFADKLSRTQAVEYFGEWSLNPTNYAFQRIHNNMFDPALIGDKPKWYAHQLQPIHYRVYDSNSQLAEALNIPAEKETDSDPTDDSGSDSVDYDDSSSSYSSLGDFVSEMMKCDINGDTPNVDPLTHAALGDASEVEFDDFQEYSGDMDEQTMDSENSQENNQPRSSSSTTASSSPSTVIHGANHLYVMQTSEQINDLTGPQEAADSAEIEEKLAAGFSNHLPSLPLQPSFPKISLDRRESDIAAGSMSSSEGVVRKREYDNPYFEPQYGFPTEDEDDEQEESYTPRFDQNLNGSRSQKLLRPNSLKLANDSDADSDSRASSPNSTVSNNSSEGFGGIMSFASSLYRNHSTSFSLSNLALPTKVGRDKNTPFPSLKDYFNLELGRDVDEVFGLNTIMEIITEAGPVSNEGNRRALVDQKSSVIKHSPTVKRESPSPQGRTSNSSENQQFLKEVVHNVLDGQGVGWLNMKRVRRLLESEQLRVFVLSKLNRTIQSEEDARQDVIQDVEISRKVYKGMLDLLKCTVLSLEHSYANAGLGGMASVFGLLEIAHTHYYNKEPEKRKRSPTDGSVTPVGKDPGSSPRVEPKPAMQLPVPQIMPKPPSPAGKGPREFDTRSLKEENFIASIELWNKHQEVKKQKSLEKTRTEGVKQFDLGETDEKKSQISADSGLSLASGSQKSDFDSIPSGGPTVMVRSTSQDSEVSTVSNSSGETLGADSDLSSNAGDGPSVENGGNLAGSRGTVSDSEIETNSATSSIFAKSHNLKQSVKDSKGSTPGRGPEEGNQRVYLYEGLLGRDKGSVWDQLEDAAMETFSMSKERSTLWDQMQFWEDAFLDAVMLEREGMGMDQGPQEMIDRYLSLGEHDRKRLEDDEDRLLATLLHNMIAYMLMIKVNKNDIRKKVRRLMGKSHIGLVHSQQINDILDKLANLNGRELPVRPSGSRHIKKQTFVVHAGTDTTGDIFFMEVCDDCIVLRSNIGTVYERWWYEKLINMTYCPKTKVLCLWRRNGQETQLNKFYTKKCRELYYCVKDSMERAAARQQSIKPGPELGGEFPVQDMKTGEGGLLQVTLEGINLKFMHSQVFIELNHIKKCNTVRGVFVLEEFVPETKEVVSHKYKTPMAHEICYSVLCLFSYVAAIRGKEAENKSKPPRPVSS encoded by the exons ATGGTGCAGAAAAAGAGAATCTGCCCCCGCTTATTGGACTATCTTGTCATCATTGGAGCCAG GCACCCAAGCAGTGATAGTGTTGCTCAGACTCCCGAACTGCTGCGACGTTACCCTCTAGAAGACCATGCAGACTTTCCTCTACCGCCTGATGTTGTGTTCTTCTGCCAGCCAGAAGGATGTCTGAGTGTGCGGCAAAAACGCATGAGCTTCCGTGATGACACCTCCTTTGTCTTCACCCTCACAGACAAGGATACAGGTGTCATTCGCTATGGAATCTGTGTCAACTTCTACCGCTCCTTCCAGAAGCGAGTACccaaggagaagggagaaggcaCAGGGGGACATCGAGGTCGGGAGGGACAGAAGGTCCCTAAATCTGGAGAGGCATCAGCACCCCAAGAGGAAGTGGGCACTGAGAGTTCAGAGAGTGGTTCTTCACTGCAGGCTCCAAGTGCAGAGTCTACCCCTGATGTGAATCGATCACCGCGCAGTAAGCGTCTGGCCAAAGGCAGTCATCGCTCTCGGAACAGCACCCTGACTTCACTGTGCATCCTTAGTCATTATCCCTTCTTTTCCACATTTCGTGAGTGTCTCTACACCCTCAAGAGACTTGTGGACTGCTGTAGTGAGAGATTGTTGGGCAAGAAGTTGGGCATTCCTCGTGGGGTGCAGAG GGATACGATGTGGCGGATTTTCACAGGCTCTCTCCTGGTGGAAGAAAAGTCCAGTGCGTTGCTACACGACTTGCGGGAGATTGAGGCTTGGATATACCGTCTGCTCCGGTCACCAATGCCCGTTGCTGGTCAGAAGCGGGTGGATGTGGAAGTCTTGCCACATGAGTTGCAGCCAGCTTTGACCTTTGCTCTGCCTGATCCATCCCGCTTCACCTTGGTGGATTTTCCATTACATCTGCCTTTGGAGTTGTTGGGAGTGGATGCCTGCCTGCAGGTGCTGACCTGCATCCTTTTGGAGCATAAG ATTGTATTGCAGTCCCGAGATTATAATGCACTTTCAATGTCTGTGATGGCCTTTGTGGCCATGATCTACCCATTAGAGTACATGTTCCCCGTGatccctctgcttcccacctGCATGGCCTCTGCAGAACAG ttgcttctAGCCCCTACGCCTTATATCATTGGTGTTCCAGCAAGTTTCTTTCTTTACAAactggatttcaagatgcctGATGATGTTTGGCTTATTGACCTGGATACCAACAGG GTGATTGTTCCCACAAATGCAGAATCTttgccagcactgccagaaCCAGAAGCTTCAGAGCTGAAAAAGCATCTGAAACAG TGTCTGGTTAGCATGACTGCAATCACTCAGAAACAGCTGCTCACTCCCGACAACAAG GCCCTGGCCAGCATGAGTCTGAATACTCAGCCCATTCTTAATCTAGAGAAGttccaggaggggcaggaggtgccactgctgctgggaagaCCACAGAATGATTTGCAGTCTACTCCTTCCACAGAATTCAACCCCCTGATCTATGGAAATGATGTGGACTCTGTCGATGTGGCTACCAG aGTTGCTATGGTGAGATTCTTCAACTCACCAAATGTTTTGCAAGGTTTCCAAATGCATACTCGCACTCTTCGTCTCTTCCCACGACCAGTGGTGGCCTTCCAGGCAAATTCTTTTCTTGCCTCTAGGCCGAAGCAAACACCTTTTGCAGATAAGCTTTCCAGAACACAGGCAGTAGAATACTTTGGAGAATGGTCACTCAATCCTACTAACTATGCTTTCCAAAGAATTCATAACA ACATGTTTGACCCAGCCCTGATTGGTGACAAACCCAAGTGGTATGCTCACCAGCTGCAGCCGATCCACTATCGAGTCTATGACAGTAATTCACAGCTGGCTGAAGCACTGAATATCccagcagagaaagaaacagattcTGATCCCACTGATGACAG tggcagtgacaGTGTCGACTATGACGACTCAAGTTCCTCCTACTCCTCCCTTGGTGACTTTGTCAGTGAGATGATGAAATGTGACATTAATGGTGATACCCCAA ATGTTGACCCCCTGACTCATGCAGCCCTTGGTGATGCTAGTGAAGTGGAATTTGATGATTTTCAAGAATATTCAGGGGATATGGATGAACAGACCATGGACAGTGAGAACTCCCAGGAGAACAATCAGCCTCGTTCAAGTTCCAGTACTACAGCCAGTAGCAGCCCCAGCACTGTCATCCATGGAGCAAATCAT TTGTATGTAATGCAAACTAGCGAACAGATCAATGATTTGACTGGTCCACAGGAGGCAGCAGACTCAGCAGAAATAGAAGAGAAGTTGGCTGCTGGATTTTCAAACCACCTCCCTTCCTTGCCACTGCAACCAAGCTTTCCCAAGATAAGCTTGGATCGTCGTGAGAGTGACATTGCAGCTGGCAGCATGAGCTCCTCAGAAGGGGTGGTGAGGAAGCGAGAGTATGACAATCCATACTTTGAACCTCAGTATGGTTTTCCTACGGAGGATGAAGATGATGAGCAGGAAGAGAGCTACACCCCAAGATTTGACCAGAATCTCAATGGAAGCAG GTCTCAGAAGTTACTCCGGCCAAACAGTTTAAAACTGGCCAATGATTCTGATGCAGATTCAGATTCCAGGGCCAGCTCCCCAAACTCTACTGTCTCCAACAACAGCAGTGAAGGTTTTGGGGGCATCATGTCTTTTGCAA GCAGCTTGTACAGAAACCACAGCACAAGTTTCAGTTTGTCCAACTTAGCCCTACCAACGAAAGTTGGGAGAGACAAGAATACTCCTTTTCCCAGCCTGAAAG ATTACTTTAATCTGGAATTGGGAAGGGATGTGGATGAAG TATTTGGGTTAAATACTATAATGGAGATTATTACTGAAGCTGGCCCAGTAAGCAATGAAG GAAATAGACGAGCTCTTGTGGATCAAAAATCTTCAGTCATAAAGCACAGCCCAACAGTGAAGAGGGAATCTCCATCGCCTCAGGGACGAACTAGCAATTCCAG TGAGAAccagcagttcctgaaggaGGTGGTACACAATGTTCTTGATGGGCAGGGTGTTGGCTGGCTGAATATGAAGAGAGTCCGACGTCTGCTGGAGAGTGAGCAGCTCCGTGTCTTTGTACTAAGCAAGCTGAATCGCACCATCCAGTCAGAAGAAGATGCTCGACAGGATGTCATACAGGACGTG GAGATCAGCCGCAAGGTTTATAAAGGAATGCTGGACTTGCTGAAGTGCACAGTCTTAAGCTTGGAGCATTCATATGCAAATGCTGGCCTGGGAGGCATGGCCAGTGTTTTTGGCCTGCTAGAGATAGCACATACTCACTATTATAATAAAG aaccagaaaagagaaaacGCAGTCCAACAGATGGATCTGTCACTCCAGTTGGCAAGGATCCTGGATCATCCCCAAGAGTGGAGCCAAAACCTGCGATGCAGCTGCCGGTACCTCAGATAATGCCAAAGCCACCAAGCCCTGCAGGCAAAGGGCCAAGGGAGTTTGACACAAGAAGtctaaaggaagaaaattttattgCTTCCATTG AATTGTGGAACAAGCACCAGGaagtgaaaaagcaaaaatctttggaaaaaacga gAACAGAAGGTGTGAAACAATTCGATTTGGGAGAAACAGATGAGAAGAAATCCCAAATCAGTGCAGACAGTGGCCTCAGTTTGGCCTCAGGTTCTCAG AAGAGTGATTTTGACTCTATTCCCAGTGGAGGACCAACAGTTATGGTCCGAAGTACAAGCCAGGATTCTGAAGTCAGCACT GTTAGTAACAGTTCTGGAGAGACATTAGGAGCAGACAGTGACTTGAGTAGCAATGCTGGTGATGGCCCGAGTGTGGAAAATGGTGGCAATTTGGCAGGATCCAGAGGCACTGTGTCAGACAGCGAAATTGAGACAAACTCTGCTACTAGCTCTATCTTT GCGAAGTCTCACAACCTGAAGCAGAGTGTGAAGGATAGCAAAGGCAGTACTCCAGGGAGAGGTCCAGAGGAAGGGAACCAACGTGTCTATCTATATGAAGGACTTTTGG GTAGGGATAAAGGATCTGTCTGGGACCAGTTAGAGGATGCTGCAATGGAAACCTTCTCTATGA GCAAAGAGCGTTCAACTTTATGGGACCAGATGCAGTTCTGGGAAGATGCTTTTTTGGATGCTGTAATGTTAGAGAGAGAAGGAATGGGGATGGACCAGGGACCTCAGGAGATGATTGACAG GTATCTTTCCCTGGGAGAACATGATCGAAAGCGTTTGGAGGATGATGAGGACCGTTTGTTGGCTACACTGCTGCATAATATGATTGCCTATATGCTTATGataaag GTGAACAAGAAtgatattaggaaaaaggtGCGACGTCTAATGGGAAAATCACATATTGGATTGGTGCACAGTCAGCAAATAAACGATATTCTAGACAAACTTGCCAATCTG aatgGACGGGAACTCCCTGTGAGACCCAGTGGCAGCCGCCATATCAAGAAGCAGACTTTTGTAGTACATGCTGGGACAGACACAACAGGAGACATATTTTTTATGGAG GTATGTGATGATTGTATTGTGCTTAGAAGCAACATTGGAACTGTCTATGAACGTTGGTGGTATGAGAAACTCATCAACATGACTTACTGTCCCAAAACAAAAGTGCTCTGCCTCTGGCGCAGGAATGGTCAGGAGACACAACTGAACAAGTTCTACACAAAGAAG TGTCGGGAACTATACTACTGTGTAAAAGACAGTATGGAGCGAGCAGCAGCAAGACAGCAGAGCATTAAACCAG
- the MADD gene encoding MAP kinase-activating death domain protein isoform X36, protein MVQKKRICPRLLDYLVIIGARHPSSDSVAQTPELLRRYPLEDHADFPLPPDVVFFCQPEGCLSVRQKRMSFRDDTSFVFTLTDKDTGVIRYGICVNFYRSFQKRVPKEKGEGTGGHRGREGQKVPKSGEASAPQEEVGTESSESGSSLQAPSAESTPDVNRSPRSKRLAKGSHRSRNSTLTSLCILSHYPFFSTFRECLYTLKRLVDCCSERLLGKKLGIPRGVQRDTMWRIFTGSLLVEEKSSALLHDLREIEAWIYRLLRSPMPVAGQKRVDVEVLPHELQPALTFALPDPSRFTLVDFPLHLPLELLGVDACLQVLTCILLEHKIVLQSRDYNALSMSVMAFVAMIYPLEYMFPVIPLLPTCMASAEQLLLAPTPYIIGVPASFFLYKLDFKMPDDVWLIDLDTNRVIVPTNAESLPALPEPEASELKKHLKQALASMSLNTQPILNLEKFQEGQEVPLLLGRPQNDLQSTPSTEFNPLIYGNDVDSVDVATRVAMVRFFNSPNVLQGFQMHTRTLRLFPRPVVAFQANSFLASRPKQTPFADKLSRTQAVEYFGEWSLNPTNYAFQRIHNNMFDPALIGDKPKWYAHQLQPIHYRVYDSNSQLAEALNIPAEKETDSDPTDDSGSDSVDYDDSSSSYSSLGDFVSEMMKCDINGDTPNVDPLTHAALGDASEVEFDDFQEYSGDMDEQTMDSENSQENNQPRSSSSTTASSSPSTVIHGANHEAADSAEIEEKLAAGFSNHLPSLPLQPSFPKISLDRRESDIAAGSMSSSEGVVRKREYDNPYFEPQYGFPTEDEDDEQEESYTPRFDQNLNGSRSQKLLRPNSLKLANDSDADSDSRASSPNSTVSNNSSEGFGGIMSFASSLYRNHSTSFSLSNLALPTKVGRDKNTPFPSLKDYFNLELGRDVDEGNRRALVDQKSSVIKHSPTVKRESPSPQGRTSNSSENQQFLKEVVHNVLDGQGVGWLNMKRVRRLLESEQLRVFVLSKLNRTIQSEEDARQDVIQDVEISRKVYKGMLDLLKCTVLSLEHSYANAGLGGMASVFGLLEIAHTHYYNKEPEKRKRSPTDGSVTPVGKDPGSSPRVEPKPAMQLPVPQIMPKPPSPAGKGPREFDTRSLKEENFIASIELWNKHQEVKKQKSLEKTRTEGVKQFDLGETDEKKSQISADSGLSLASGSQKSDFDSIPSGGPTVMVRSTSQDSEVSTVVSNSSGETLGADSDLSSNAGDGPSVENGGNLAGSRGTVSDSEIETNSATSSIFAKSHNLKQSVKDSKGSTPGRGPEEGNQRVYLYEGLLGRDKGSVWDQLEDAAMETFSMSKERSTLWDQMQFWEDAFLDAVMLEREGMGMDQGPQEMIDRYLSLGEHDRKRLEDDEDRLLATLLHNMIAYMLMIKVNKNDIRKKVRRLMGKSHIGLVHSQQINDILDKLANLNGRELPVRPSGSRHIKKQTFVVHAGTDTTGDIFFMEVCDDCIVLRSNIGTVYERWWYEKLINMTYCPKTKVLCLWRRNGQETQLNKFYTKKCRELYYCVKDSMERAAARQQSIKPGPELGGEFPVQDMKTGEGGLLQVTLEGINLKFMHSQFLKLKKW, encoded by the exons ATGGTGCAGAAAAAGAGAATCTGCCCCCGCTTATTGGACTATCTTGTCATCATTGGAGCCAG GCACCCAAGCAGTGATAGTGTTGCTCAGACTCCCGAACTGCTGCGACGTTACCCTCTAGAAGACCATGCAGACTTTCCTCTACCGCCTGATGTTGTGTTCTTCTGCCAGCCAGAAGGATGTCTGAGTGTGCGGCAAAAACGCATGAGCTTCCGTGATGACACCTCCTTTGTCTTCACCCTCACAGACAAGGATACAGGTGTCATTCGCTATGGAATCTGTGTCAACTTCTACCGCTCCTTCCAGAAGCGAGTACccaaggagaagggagaaggcaCAGGGGGACATCGAGGTCGGGAGGGACAGAAGGTCCCTAAATCTGGAGAGGCATCAGCACCCCAAGAGGAAGTGGGCACTGAGAGTTCAGAGAGTGGTTCTTCACTGCAGGCTCCAAGTGCAGAGTCTACCCCTGATGTGAATCGATCACCGCGCAGTAAGCGTCTGGCCAAAGGCAGTCATCGCTCTCGGAACAGCACCCTGACTTCACTGTGCATCCTTAGTCATTATCCCTTCTTTTCCACATTTCGTGAGTGTCTCTACACCCTCAAGAGACTTGTGGACTGCTGTAGTGAGAGATTGTTGGGCAAGAAGTTGGGCATTCCTCGTGGGGTGCAGAG GGATACGATGTGGCGGATTTTCACAGGCTCTCTCCTGGTGGAAGAAAAGTCCAGTGCGTTGCTACACGACTTGCGGGAGATTGAGGCTTGGATATACCGTCTGCTCCGGTCACCAATGCCCGTTGCTGGTCAGAAGCGGGTGGATGTGGAAGTCTTGCCACATGAGTTGCAGCCAGCTTTGACCTTTGCTCTGCCTGATCCATCCCGCTTCACCTTGGTGGATTTTCCATTACATCTGCCTTTGGAGTTGTTGGGAGTGGATGCCTGCCTGCAGGTGCTGACCTGCATCCTTTTGGAGCATAAG ATTGTATTGCAGTCCCGAGATTATAATGCACTTTCAATGTCTGTGATGGCCTTTGTGGCCATGATCTACCCATTAGAGTACATGTTCCCCGTGatccctctgcttcccacctGCATGGCCTCTGCAGAACAG ttgcttctAGCCCCTACGCCTTATATCATTGGTGTTCCAGCAAGTTTCTTTCTTTACAAactggatttcaagatgcctGATGATGTTTGGCTTATTGACCTGGATACCAACAGG GTGATTGTTCCCACAAATGCAGAATCTttgccagcactgccagaaCCAGAAGCTTCAGAGCTGAAAAAGCATCTGAAACAG GCCCTGGCCAGCATGAGTCTGAATACTCAGCCCATTCTTAATCTAGAGAAGttccaggaggggcaggaggtgccactgctgctgggaagaCCACAGAATGATTTGCAGTCTACTCCTTCCACAGAATTCAACCCCCTGATCTATGGAAATGATGTGGACTCTGTCGATGTGGCTACCAG aGTTGCTATGGTGAGATTCTTCAACTCACCAAATGTTTTGCAAGGTTTCCAAATGCATACTCGCACTCTTCGTCTCTTCCCACGACCAGTGGTGGCCTTCCAGGCAAATTCTTTTCTTGCCTCTAGGCCGAAGCAAACACCTTTTGCAGATAAGCTTTCCAGAACACAGGCAGTAGAATACTTTGGAGAATGGTCACTCAATCCTACTAACTATGCTTTCCAAAGAATTCATAACA ACATGTTTGACCCAGCCCTGATTGGTGACAAACCCAAGTGGTATGCTCACCAGCTGCAGCCGATCCACTATCGAGTCTATGACAGTAATTCACAGCTGGCTGAAGCACTGAATATCccagcagagaaagaaacagattcTGATCCCACTGATGACAG tggcagtgacaGTGTCGACTATGACGACTCAAGTTCCTCCTACTCCTCCCTTGGTGACTTTGTCAGTGAGATGATGAAATGTGACATTAATGGTGATACCCCAA ATGTTGACCCCCTGACTCATGCAGCCCTTGGTGATGCTAGTGAAGTGGAATTTGATGATTTTCAAGAATATTCAGGGGATATGGATGAACAGACCATGGACAGTGAGAACTCCCAGGAGAACAATCAGCCTCGTTCAAGTTCCAGTACTACAGCCAGTAGCAGCCCCAGCACTGTCATCCATGGAGCAAATCAT GAGGCAGCAGACTCAGCAGAAATAGAAGAGAAGTTGGCTGCTGGATTTTCAAACCACCTCCCTTCCTTGCCACTGCAACCAAGCTTTCCCAAGATAAGCTTGGATCGTCGTGAGAGTGACATTGCAGCTGGCAGCATGAGCTCCTCAGAAGGGGTGGTGAGGAAGCGAGAGTATGACAATCCATACTTTGAACCTCAGTATGGTTTTCCTACGGAGGATGAAGATGATGAGCAGGAAGAGAGCTACACCCCAAGATTTGACCAGAATCTCAATGGAAGCAG GTCTCAGAAGTTACTCCGGCCAAACAGTTTAAAACTGGCCAATGATTCTGATGCAGATTCAGATTCCAGGGCCAGCTCCCCAAACTCTACTGTCTCCAACAACAGCAGTGAAGGTTTTGGGGGCATCATGTCTTTTGCAA GCAGCTTGTACAGAAACCACAGCACAAGTTTCAGTTTGTCCAACTTAGCCCTACCAACGAAAGTTGGGAGAGACAAGAATACTCCTTTTCCCAGCCTGAAAG ATTACTTTAATCTGGAATTGGGAAGGGATGTGGATGAAG GAAATAGACGAGCTCTTGTGGATCAAAAATCTTCAGTCATAAAGCACAGCCCAACAGTGAAGAGGGAATCTCCATCGCCTCAGGGACGAACTAGCAATTCCAG TGAGAAccagcagttcctgaaggaGGTGGTACACAATGTTCTTGATGGGCAGGGTGTTGGCTGGCTGAATATGAAGAGAGTCCGACGTCTGCTGGAGAGTGAGCAGCTCCGTGTCTTTGTACTAAGCAAGCTGAATCGCACCATCCAGTCAGAAGAAGATGCTCGACAGGATGTCATACAGGACGTG GAGATCAGCCGCAAGGTTTATAAAGGAATGCTGGACTTGCTGAAGTGCACAGTCTTAAGCTTGGAGCATTCATATGCAAATGCTGGCCTGGGAGGCATGGCCAGTGTTTTTGGCCTGCTAGAGATAGCACATACTCACTATTATAATAAAG aaccagaaaagagaaaacGCAGTCCAACAGATGGATCTGTCACTCCAGTTGGCAAGGATCCTGGATCATCCCCAAGAGTGGAGCCAAAACCTGCGATGCAGCTGCCGGTACCTCAGATAATGCCAAAGCCACCAAGCCCTGCAGGCAAAGGGCCAAGGGAGTTTGACACAAGAAGtctaaaggaagaaaattttattgCTTCCATTG AATTGTGGAACAAGCACCAGGaagtgaaaaagcaaaaatctttggaaaaaacga gAACAGAAGGTGTGAAACAATTCGATTTGGGAGAAACAGATGAGAAGAAATCCCAAATCAGTGCAGACAGTGGCCTCAGTTTGGCCTCAGGTTCTCAG AAGAGTGATTTTGACTCTATTCCCAGTGGAGGACCAACAGTTATGGTCCGAAGTACAAGCCAGGATTCTGAAGTCAGCACTGTG GTTAGTAACAGTTCTGGAGAGACATTAGGAGCAGACAGTGACTTGAGTAGCAATGCTGGTGATGGCCCGAGTGTGGAAAATGGTGGCAATTTGGCAGGATCCAGAGGCACTGTGTCAGACAGCGAAATTGAGACAAACTCTGCTACTAGCTCTATCTTT GCGAAGTCTCACAACCTGAAGCAGAGTGTGAAGGATAGCAAAGGCAGTACTCCAGGGAGAGGTCCAGAGGAAGGGAACCAACGTGTCTATCTATATGAAGGACTTTTGG GTAGGGATAAAGGATCTGTCTGGGACCAGTTAGAGGATGCTGCAATGGAAACCTTCTCTATGA GCAAAGAGCGTTCAACTTTATGGGACCAGATGCAGTTCTGGGAAGATGCTTTTTTGGATGCTGTAATGTTAGAGAGAGAAGGAATGGGGATGGACCAGGGACCTCAGGAGATGATTGACAG GTATCTTTCCCTGGGAGAACATGATCGAAAGCGTTTGGAGGATGATGAGGACCGTTTGTTGGCTACACTGCTGCATAATATGATTGCCTATATGCTTATGataaag GTGAACAAGAAtgatattaggaaaaaggtGCGACGTCTAATGGGAAAATCACATATTGGATTGGTGCACAGTCAGCAAATAAACGATATTCTAGACAAACTTGCCAATCTG aatgGACGGGAACTCCCTGTGAGACCCAGTGGCAGCCGCCATATCAAGAAGCAGACTTTTGTAGTACATGCTGGGACAGACACAACAGGAGACATATTTTTTATGGAG GTATGTGATGATTGTATTGTGCTTAGAAGCAACATTGGAACTGTCTATGAACGTTGGTGGTATGAGAAACTCATCAACATGACTTACTGTCCCAAAACAAAAGTGCTCTGCCTCTGGCGCAGGAATGGTCAGGAGACACAACTGAACAAGTTCTACACAAAGAAG TGTCGGGAACTATACTACTGTGTAAAAGACAGTATGGAGCGAGCAGCAGCAAGACAGCAGAGCATTAAACCAG